Proteins from a genomic interval of Salmo trutta unplaced genomic scaffold, fSalTru1.1, whole genome shotgun sequence:
- the LOC115191093 gene encoding golgin IMH1-like: MQTHTLVEVTTDMGHKGHHGKAGMTKRYQEERETEEEEERGSFCKKMKMQIIKVEGDSFEENSKELLRRIYELEENNRNIYKELKKENSELKTTSEDLRQENSELKKTSEDWKQQNSELKKTSEDLKQKNSELKKTSKDLKQKNSELKKTSKDLKQKNSELKKTSEDLKQKNSELKKTSKDLKQKNSELEKDLEQNNEQDKSCCIS, from the exons ATGCAAACACACACCCTGGTTGAGGTCACTACAGACATGGGACACAAAGGCCACCATGGCAAAGCTGGAATGACAAAGAGATATCAAGAG GAAAGggagactgaggaggaggaggaaagggggagcTTCTGTAAAAAGATGAAGATGCAAATTATTAAAGTGGAAGGAGATTCTTTTGAGGAGAACTCTAAAGAACTGTTGAGGAGGATATATGAGCTAGAGGAAAATAACAGAAACATCTATAAAGAATTGAAGAAGGAGAACTCAGAACTAAAGACAACTTCTGAAGACCTGAGGCAGGAAAACTCAGAACTAAAGAAAACGTCTGAGGACTGGAAGCAGCAGAACTCAGAACTAAAGAAAACATCTGAAGACTTGAAGCAGAAGAACTCAGAACTAAAGAAAACATCTAAAGACTTGAAGCAGAAGAACTCAGAACTAAAGAAAACATCTAAAGACTTGAAGCAGAAGAACTCAGAACTAAAGAAAACATCTGAAGACTTGAAGCAGAAGAACTCAGAACTAAAGAAAACATCTAAAGACTTGAAGCAGAAGAACTCAGAACTAGAGAAAGACTTGGAGCAGAATAATGAACAGGACAAGTCATGTTGTATAAGTTAA